Sequence from the Meriones unguiculatus strain TT.TT164.6M chromosome 5, Bangor_MerUng_6.1, whole genome shotgun sequence genome:
ATTCCTATCTTTCCTATCATTATGGGAGCTTTCCCATACTTCACTTCTCACTTGTGAACCTGTGACTCTCCTGTTTCAATCTGCAAGTAGCTCACCTTACAGGTATCTGTCACCATATAACAACCACACACACTTTTGGGAACTCATTTCTGTGGTCTCATAGACTCAAAAGAAGGACTTCTCTGCATAAAAGTCAAAGTGGGGTTCACTAACATTAATTGTTCTTTACCCTTAAGGTCTGAGTGCCGACATCTATGTTAGACTCAACCATGTTCTACTAATCCCCTGTATGTACACTTCTTCAAGATGGTTTTCATTTGGGATGTCAAGAATATTCTAAGTTCCTTTTGATAGCAATGTGGGAAGATGTGAAAGAGAAGCAACTGTAGATGACAGGCTAAAAGCATCTTTTGGCAAAggctagaaagaagaaaaagaattttagcACTGGAGGGTATAGCTGTTGGGTTTGCTACAGATCCATCTTTGATCTGCATAGACCCTGGCACTGCTGACCCCATTGTTGTTCAGGTAGGCATGGTTTTCCTTTCCCCGGATGGGAAACCtgaaaagaaaccaaaagcaGTAAGTCTGCGGAGCCCAGAACTGCATTCACTCCTGCAACAAAATCTCACCCATCTCCCTGCTTATTTGTAACATGAATGTTGTCAAAGAAAGACAGTCCTGTGCCAGTTTTGCACCTGGCAGCTTTAGTATTTCCAGGCTTTCTTATAAACACCACACCTTTGTCATTCATTCATGATGAATCCTTTAATATGTGTACAAAGCAGTTGACTGGTGCTTGCTGACATGTTCAGATGAAGTGCAGGCATGGTGGCCTCAGGGAGAGGGATTTTTAGTTCTGCTTTGAAGCATTTTACATAGTAGGAAACCCATTTATTAAATTGCTGAAATGGTTTTAATAATGGACATGACTGGGTCTGTGATTTACAATTCTAGTAAAACAATGTGCTCTAATCCAAGAACTATCCCCTGTGCCAACGGATAACAAGACTTTAGGGGTGGTTTTCCAATGCCCTTGGAGTCTCTGCTTTTGTGGACAGGTATGGCTGTACAATGACTGATGAGTCTTGGCTAGCAGTTCTACAGTCTTTCGAGGGTTTCAGAGCCCTCACTGCCCATCTGAGGTTCTGTCTACATCCCACACAGGGAATTTATCATCAACAAAAAGTTTTAAGTTGGTAAAGAAGCAGACAGTACCTCCCCCAGATGCCACCATCATTTGAGTAAAATCACACTAAGTAAAGGTTTTGGAAATGATGGCCAATAATACATGGGAGAATCTCCAAAGGATTTAAGTTTGTGGGGATGTGGAGTTGGCTGGGGATTGACTCCTGTGTGTagcacacaccctccctcccagGCACACCTGCAACCCAAGAGTTTATTATTCTTCCTCTCCAGTACAGCTGGCCTCACGTTAAGCAGCCATTCATCTCTCAGAGCCACAACTCACATGTGATCACAGCACATGAACACGGTAGAAGGAAAAGCATCTGCAAACATACGTGCTGTTATACTCAGTGTTGTCTGTCCATCTCCAAGGGAGTTGTGGTGACTCTCTGTGCAAACCGATCCAGTAGTCCAAAGTCCCCTTGTATCTCCTTaggaaaccctgtcatgaaacacagaaagcaaatacatgtgtgtctctgtttcaGATGATCCTTGAGGCTCTCCACTCCACAGCTTCCTCTAGAGATGTCAGGAGGGTGTAACTGAGGGTCACAGAGGTGTAACAGCCTCCAGCTCTCAGTGGACCCAGTTGACATCTGTAATTCTAAAGTACCTCATTTCTATTAAAGTACCAAATTTAATGACACACCCCAGTGTGGCTGGCATGGTTCCTGGCTAAGCCACCCCTTGCTGTTCTTAAGAGTTGTCACCTTAAGTATACAACATGTGCCAGCTTGGAGAAAAACACTCATGACCACCAGGTATCTGGGTAAAATGGCACCTCTGACCTCTCAGACTAACTGTGAGCACGACATGCAGTAATGTTTCTTCAACGTCTCAGAGCTTCATCCAGATGTGTGTGACCATCACAaaagcacacactcacatgttCCCCATGTCTCCACCTGATTGAGGTGAGAAACTTCCTCATGCTTCATCTTTACACTCCCTATCTCTAGGCAATATAtagtcaacagaacaaagaaacaacccAATCCCTGATCATTACCAGCTCCTCCAGGTTGTCAAATCGAGGAAGTTGTGCCTCTTGTGCCACACAGGAGGTCTGGCTGAAGGTCCAGTTACTTGTggattcagaaaaatgaaaacatttgtttCCAAATCCAATCCAGTGTAATGGGCAAGCAGCATAGGTGTTTTTCACTGGTGTCTGTTCATTCTTTCTTactaaaatttagaaaacacaaTGCATTATTacaagcatgtgttgtctctttttGGCCTCCCCTCCTGTGCTCACATGTGAGGTGTGAATTTGATTGTAGCTTTCCCAATTGATCTGTAGGAGTCCTCTCCTGAACACAATGGGCCTTTATCTAAAGGTCTCCCTCCCTGGGTCTGAGTCCCATTCCCTCTCAGGTGCTCACTGACAGCAGGGCTCCCTGGAAGTGCATTGATTTCTATAACGTCTTCACTTTTGTGCTTTGGATGATTGTTTCCTACAGTGGGGGTTGCTACAGCAACAAGCACTCTGTATGGACACCTACTTTGACAGTCGGCCTGATGATCGAGATAGCAGCAAGAACTGTTGGGAAGGTAGCATACACAGTGTGGACATGTTGCTCTAAAGGATGGTTCACGTGCCTAAGAGGACAGTGTGAGACTTTATCACACTATTCTGAACACTGTGGTACTAACATCCTAAAAATTGATTACTTCAGGAACTGTCCATTTAATATGCTGAAAACACAATTGAACATGGTCACTAAAACCATGGGTAATGGGGAGAGCCACTGTGTCTTCCTGGCCATATTACTCCTCTTTGTCCTCACACTTCCTTGAGGTTCCTCTTTTGGGTATTGCTCTCCTTGTTCTCTGCCTTAGACAGTTACCCCGGGTGGACATATGTCTCCTGCATCTCTGCCTAGAGCTTGATGATGTCATCTTCCCAGGGATGCTGAGCCTGGCCTCCTATGCACACCACAGCCTGTGCTGTTCCTTCACTGCAGCTTCCTGCTGGAGCCTGAGTTCCCAGAGAACAGGAAGTTCCAGTGTGTTTTCTCAAGCCCTTCCCATAGTGCCTGGCTCACAGTAGTCAGTAAGTATTTACTGAGGTTGTCAATGTGGATAGAATATTACAGAATTTGGAAAATAAGTCACTTACCTGCCAAAGCAACAGAAAGCACAATTACTGCTACAGTGAGGACTGTGATCACTACATAGCTGATGTAAAGCATAGCAGGAGACTCAAGGGAGGCAATTCTGAGACATTTTCCTTGGAGctttttacctgaaaatatcaacATGAGAACATCAATCTCAGGAACCTTTTGtagaaaaagataattttaccCAGAATCACTGTAGATTTGGATTTCACTCCCTAGTGTAAACCCCCTTCACCAATGGTCTCAGTCTGAAAATGATGACTTTGGCTCCGAGAAGACTAGAGGAAAGGGAAACGGAATTTTTGTCACAGAGTCTTCCAGTTGTTGAACTAAGGGCCAGTCAAAGAGCAAGAAACAGAACGAGTGAAGCTCAGGTTGAACAGAGATATCAATAAGGTTATATATAGATTTCGTTCCATAAGAACAGACCTGGTTAGGACATAGGGTACATAACAATAAAAGTATAAAAGCAacctgccaggtgtggtagcacaggaCTGTGGTTCCAGTACATTGGTAGTAGAGGTaggagagtcaggagttcaagaccagttttGGCTAAAATTGAGTAAGACTGAGATGAACTAAATTAGACTTCATTCTTTCAACCTGTCTGTGTATCTAACTAACTAACAACTAATTGACTAACTAATCCAACAACCAACTAACTCTTAGGGGACCAACCAACCCACTAACTCTTATGAACAAAGTACATGGAGTTCAACATattaacagaataagaaaattaaaaacagcatttcaataaaatcagcaaaatcatgtGCAAAATGCAATGTAAATTCAAAGTAGCATTTATCAACACATTCGGAATTAAAGCAACTTCCTTATCCTATCAAAAAGTTTTTTGCTGGGTAGttatatgtcaacttgacaaatgctaaagtcatctgagacaAGAGAACTCAAACAAGAGAACATCTCCTGTGGGTGTGGTAGCAGaagcctttattctcagcactgtggaggcagaggcagaagaatctctgtgagttcaaggacagcctggtctagaaagtgtgTCCAGGATGATGCAtgggctctgttacacagggaaatcctgtggtttccaatttttgtttttaatgtttctttctttctttctttctttctttctttctttctttctttctttctttctttctttctttctttctttctttctttccttccttccttccttccttccttcttccttccttccttccttccttccttccttccttccttccttctttcgttctttccttcccttcttccttcccataCTAGtcttagccccatccctcctcactTCACAGTCCCACcagcccttcctcttccccatcccttGCCCCTATTCCTCAGCAAAGGGGAgcccccttcccatccaccccagctcctcaAGTCATATCAGTGCTGAGTGTGCCTACCTCCCAGaggggaagtaattgaaaagagagtccatgtcagagagagaccattctccccttattaggggacCGACATGAGACCTGAACTGCTCACcaactacatctttgtagggggcctaggtccagtccatgcaaggtccttggttggtgtttcagtctcagcaggtCCTTcctggccctggttagttggctctgttggtctttttgtgaagTTCCTATCACTTCTAGGTCATATTCTCCTTTCCCctacattttcctaattagtgaagGGCCAGCCCATCGTGGATGGTgctatccctgagctggtggtcttaGGTTCTAAAGGAATGCAGGCTGACAAAGCCACAAGTAAGTAGCACCCCTCCATAGCCTatatcagtttctgcctccagcttcctgccctgttcctgtcctgacttccttcagccaTAAAGAGGgatatggaaataaacatcaaaTAAACCATTTGGTCCCTAAATTGCTTGGGTCATAGTGTTTTCTCCCAGTGATAGAAATCCTAATTAAGACATGTGTCTATGATACACCAACAGAAACATCCCACTACAGCCAGCATGAATGTTTTCCCCAGTAACACAGAACAAGGTCAAGGTGTCTGCTCACTGTTCTAGTGTGACTCTAAAGTCCTATCCAGCACAATAGGGCAGGAATAACAAATAACAGTCAAGCCTCATAAAGATAAAGGAGTGCATGGATATATCTACATATAAATTTCTATTAAAAAGACTCAAAAATAATGAATGATATTACAGTGCTGTGGGAAAACATGTCAACATACAAAATGACTTTGATTTTTATATAGGAATAATTGTCAAATGCAAACAAATATAGTATGTTCACAATCAGTTTCTAGAAGAACAACAAGTGCTTTAACCTCTTAGCTATTTCTTCAGTTCCTACCATGGGGTTTTTAAAACCATCAGTACATTTTAGGTACAATTtcttgagggagagagagagagagagagagccctttTTAGGGACAAGAGCAGAGTGTTCATTATACTAAatccaatttatttttctttgtgttggtAAACAATATACCACATCTTTTGGATTTTGGGTTCACAGAAACTTTGtaacactttttcttttcttttcttttcttttaatctcatctgtatttaccttttttttttttcgttgcaaaagcaagaggtttattaaccattgtacaacggggtcctTTTAAAGCAGAATGTGGTTGGGCACTATTTCCATTCACAAGCCT
This genomic interval carries:
- the LOC110539596 gene encoding C-type lectin domain family 2 member D11-like encodes the protein MGAAKTEEASKGMLKTEPATPDCLQEVDMGKKLQGKCLRIASLESPAMLYISYVVITVLTVAVIVLSVALAVRKNEQTPVKNTYAACPLHWIGFGNKCFHFSESTSNWTFSQTSCVAQEAQLPRFDNLEELGFLRRYKGTLDYWIGLHRESPQLPWRWTDNTEYNSTFPIRGKENHAYLNNNGVSSARVYADQRWICSKPNSYTLQC